Proteins encoded in a region of the Mesoflavibacter profundi genome:
- a CDS encoding M1 family metallopeptidase has translation MKKLKYLLLSALFISASAIAQDQEKEKTERQPGHTNNNKFKQLYDEFSTPNMFRTASGAPGPAYYQQQADYKMDIELDDVNARIYGEETITYTNNSPDNLEYLWVQLDQNMRAKDSKTPLIQGDGIPPAQQASTFAKNYMTDGFDGGFNIEFVKDEKGNPLPHMINRTMMRVEMPSALQPGNQFVFKIKWWYNINNHVDGRGRSGYEYFAEDDNRAYVIAQFYPRMAVYNDVEGWQNSQFWGRDEFALPFGNFEVNITVPADHMLDGTGKLTNRKDVFTKEMMRRYEQAKKSYEQPVIIVTEDEARAAEKTKSTKKKTWKLYAENVRDFAFTSSRRYIWDMMAVKIGNKDVMAVSLYPKEGNPLWEEWSTKAVASTLKTYSRMTFDYPYHKAISVHAKNQGMEYPMICWNYGRPDENGEYSDRVKYGMISVIIHEVGHNFFPMIVNSDERQWTWMDEGLNTFSQYVAEQDFAEWYPSSLSPGMDKYPSRRGPAEKIVNYMGGDQNYIAPIMTKGLNTYQFGNNAYGKPATALNILRETIMGRELFDYSFRTYAQRWMFKHPTPEDFFRTMEDASAVDLDWFWRGWFYTTDYVDIAIKDVKKYYVSSEPTQQIKDMVKARGMSLSDLPPLVYMVEEGSEEYKEEMKTKSLMEGSTTLKEYVMDNFTPEEQKQLKEPKFFYNVTFEKPGGLVMPIIVEYTYADGTSKTETYPAQIWRLNDKEVSKSVASEKEIVKITVDPKLETADVDTSNNSWPREEQTSEFDNFKQNKN, from the coding sequence ATGAAAAAATTAAAGTATTTACTGCTTTCAGCATTATTTATTTCGGCTAGTGCAATAGCACAAGATCAAGAAAAAGAAAAAACCGAAAGACAACCAGGTCATACTAACAATAACAAGTTTAAACAGTTGTATGACGAGTTTTCTACACCAAACATGTTTAGAACAGCGTCAGGAGCACCAGGACCAGCATATTACCAACAACAAGCAGACTATAAAATGGATATAGAGCTTGACGATGTAAATGCAAGAATATATGGTGAAGAAACTATAACATATACAAATAATTCACCAGATAATTTAGAATATTTATGGGTGCAATTAGATCAAAATATGCGAGCAAAAGATTCTAAAACACCATTAATACAAGGTGACGGAATTCCTCCAGCACAACAAGCATCTACATTTGCTAAAAACTACATGACAGATGGATTTGATGGCGGATTTAATATAGAATTTGTAAAAGATGAAAAAGGTAACCCTTTACCGCACATGATTAATAGAACAATGATGCGTGTAGAGATGCCATCTGCATTACAACCAGGAAATCAATTTGTATTTAAAATCAAATGGTGGTATAACATTAATAATCACGTAGATGGTAGAGGAAGATCAGGATACGAATATTTTGCCGAAGATGATAATAGAGCTTACGTAATCGCTCAATTTTACCCTCGTATGGCGGTTTATAACGACGTAGAAGGTTGGCAAAACTCTCAATTTTGGGGACGTGATGAATTTGCCTTACCATTCGGTAATTTTGAAGTTAATATTACTGTACCAGCAGATCACATGTTAGATGGAACAGGAAAACTAACTAACCGTAAAGATGTATTTACAAAAGAAATGATGCGTCGTTACGAACAAGCAAAAAAGTCTTACGAACAACCTGTAATAATTGTAACAGAAGACGAAGCAAGAGCTGCCGAAAAAACTAAATCTACAAAGAAAAAGACATGGAAGTTATACGCAGAAAATGTACGTGATTTTGCGTTTACATCGTCAAGACGTTACATTTGGGATATGATGGCTGTTAAAATAGGTAATAAAGACGTAATGGCTGTATCGTTATATCCTAAAGAAGGTAACCCGTTATGGGAAGAATGGTCAACAAAAGCAGTAGCAAGTACGTTAAAAACATATTCTCGTATGACGTTTGATTATCCTTATCATAAAGCAATATCTGTACATGCTAAAAATCAAGGTATGGAATATCCAATGATTTGCTGGAACTATGGTAGACCAGATGAAAATGGAGAATATAGTGATCGTGTTAAATACGGAATGATTAGCGTAATTATTCACGAAGTTGGACACAACTTCTTTCCAATGATTGTTAACAGTGACGAGCGTCAATGGACATGGATGGACGAAGGATTAAACACGTTTTCTCAATACGTAGCAGAACAAGATTTTGCAGAATGGTATCCTTCATCTTTATCACCAGGAATGGATAAATATCCATCACGTCGTGGACCAGCAGAAAAAATAGTAAACTATATGGGTGGAGATCAAAACTACATTGCTCCTATAATGACTAAAGGTTTAAACACATACCAATTTGGAAATAATGCTTATGGTAAGCCAGCAACAGCTTTAAACATACTAAGAGAAACTATAATGGGTCGCGAATTATTTGACTATTCATTTAGAACTTATGCGCAAAGATGGATGTTTAAACATCCAACACCAGAAGATTTCTTTAGAACTATGGAAGATGCTTCTGCAGTAGATTTAGATTGGTTCTGGAGAGGTTGGTTTTATACTACAGATTATGTAGATATTGCAATTAAAGATGTAAAAAAATACTATGTATCTAGTGAGCCAACACAACAAATCAAAGATATGGTAAAAGCTCGTGGTATGAGTTTAAGTGATTTACCTCCTTTAGTATACATGGTAGAAGAAGGTAGTGAAGAGTATAAAGAAGAAATGAAAACTAAATCACTAATGGAAGGATCTACGACATTAAAAGAATATGTTATGGATAACTTTACACCAGAAGAACAAAAGCAATTAAAAGAACCAAAGTTTTTCTATAATGTTACTTTTGAAAAACCAGGCGGATTAGTGATGCCTATTATAGTAGAGTATACTTATGCAGATGGAACTTCAAAAACAGAAACGTATCCAGCTCAAATTTGGAGACTAAATGATAAAGAAGTAAGCAAGTCTGTTGCATCAGAAAAGGAGATTGTAAAAATTACTGTAGATCCTAAATTAGAAACTGCAGATGTAGATACTTCTAACAATTCTTGGCCTAGAGAAGAGCAAACAAGTGAGTTTGATAACTTTAAGCAAAACAAGAATTAA
- a CDS encoding DUF6702 family protein, whose protein sequence is MKTIKLVLILGILVFTSFTTVHKYYVSITQVEYVQEKQSIQIISRIFMDDLEQLLRKRYNEEITLDNGQDETLINQYIKKYLLTKIEIEVNSEEFVPKFIGKKYDGDIVHCYLEIENIKSINQFSIKNKVLFDVFEDQKNVIRTNINNKPKTFVLTAQNDKGLLNF, encoded by the coding sequence ATGAAGACAATCAAACTAGTGCTAATATTAGGAATATTAGTATTCACTTCTTTTACAACCGTACATAAATATTACGTAAGTATAACACAGGTAGAATATGTGCAAGAAAAACAATCTATACAGATTATTTCAAGAATCTTTATGGACGATTTAGAACAATTATTACGTAAACGTTATAATGAAGAAATAACTTTAGATAACGGACAAGATGAAACGCTAATAAATCAATACATAAAAAAGTATCTATTAACAAAAATTGAAATAGAAGTAAATTCAGAAGAATTTGTTCCAAAATTTATAGGTAAAAAATACGATGGAGATATAGTACACTGCTACTTAGAAATAGAAAATATCAAGTCAATAAACCAATTTAGTATTAAAAATAAGGTGTTATTTGATGTATTTGAAGATCAAAAAAATGTGATTAGAACAAACATTAATAACAAACCAAAAACATTTGTATTAACTGCACAGAACGATAAAGGTTTGTTAAACTTTTAG
- a CDS encoding peptidase associated/transthyretin-like domain-containing protein gives MSKKIKILPFFIIFTTFLLAQKVTLKGNVVAAEDLENIHVLNKTSFTNATTDSLGLFKISAKLNDTIVFSSVQYQILVKVVTQENIEKKSITVNLDVYTNALDEVFLTKPLSGNLNDDVSTSKAKATLNFYDVGIPGYTGKPLTQNENRLNEAGGNEKTIAIGLGAAVNFNKLLNQITGRTKRLKERVRLESNDVLLARIKSELSESFFKTHPLPILKREEFFYFCQEDSAFSQQCSKSNLQALQFLSDKYYQYLSNIEVTKQD, from the coding sequence ATGAGCAAAAAAATTAAAATACTTCCTTTCTTTATAATATTTACTACATTTCTGTTAGCACAAAAAGTTACTTTAAAAGGTAACGTTGTTGCTGCTGAAGATCTAGAAAATATTCATGTTTTAAATAAAACATCATTCACAAATGCAACTACAGATAGTCTTGGCTTATTTAAAATTAGTGCAAAACTTAACGACACTATAGTGTTTTCTAGTGTACAATATCAAATACTTGTAAAAGTTGTAACACAAGAAAACATAGAGAAAAAATCGATTACTGTTAATTTAGATGTTTATACAAACGCTTTAGACGAAGTGTTTTTAACAAAACCTTTATCAGGTAACTTAAACGATGATGTTTCAACCTCTAAAGCAAAAGCAACCTTAAATTTTTACGATGTAGGCATTCCAGGATATACAGGAAAACCACTAACCCAAAACGAAAATAGATTAAACGAAGCCGGAGGAAACGAAAAAACGATAGCTATTGGTTTAGGAGCAGCAGTAAATTTTAATAAATTACTTAATCAAATTACAGGAAGAACAAAACGGTTAAAAGAGCGCGTAAGATTAGAGTCTAACGATGTTTTATTAGCCAGAATTAAAAGTGAATTAAGTGAATCTTTTTTTAAAACTCATCCACTTCCAATATTAAAACGGGAAGAGTTTTTTTACTTCTGTCAAGAAGATAGCGCATTCTCACAACAATGCAGTAAAAGCAATCTACAAGCGTTACAATTTTTAAGCGACAAATATTATCAATACTTAAGTAATATTGAAGTAACAAAACAGGATTAA
- a CDS encoding carboxypeptidase-like regulatory domain-containing protein: MKYFLSFFFLFFTYTLFAQDSTRVEVKGKIIVNTPDIEGVTIYNVSSNKGTVTDANGEFKLNVMLNDKVEISALQFKDFSLVVTQSIVKNKQMTVFLVEQINKLDEVVILPYDLTGVLKEDIQSVEVFNPDLDAIYFGVNDISVYQFSDDQYSKVENLAMMNQNDRIRYQANGVAIIEGLVNLIFKPKKKDKSATKQEALISKKTLSKVYDHQYYTTNFKIPEAQVEAFIVYVESNNFDTSLLDKNNEMQLIEHLNKKSKAFLSKKNEQKN, from the coding sequence ATGAAATATTTTTTATCATTCTTCTTTTTATTTTTTACTTATACACTGTTTGCTCAAGACTCAACTAGAGTAGAAGTAAAGGGTAAGATTATTGTTAATACACCAGACATAGAAGGTGTTACAATTTATAATGTGTCTTCTAATAAAGGAACAGTTACTGATGCTAACGGAGAATTTAAATTAAATGTAATGCTTAATGATAAAGTAGAAATTTCTGCTTTACAATTTAAAGACTTTAGTTTAGTCGTAACCCAATCTATAGTTAAGAACAAACAAATGACAGTGTTTTTGGTAGAACAAATTAATAAACTAGACGAAGTAGTAATATTACCATATGATTTAACTGGAGTTTTAAAAGAAGATATACAAAGTGTTGAGGTTTTTAATCCCGATTTAGATGCGATTTATTTTGGTGTAAATGATATTTCTGTCTATCAATTTTCTGATGATCAATATAGTAAAGTAGAAAACTTAGCTATGATGAATCAAAATGACAGAATTAGATATCAAGCTAATGGAGTAGCTATTATAGAAGGATTAGTAAACTTGATATTTAAACCAAAGAAAAAAGATAAATCTGCTACAAAACAAGAGGCTTTAATAAGTAAAAAAACTTTGTCTAAAGTCTATGATCATCAATACTACACTACAAATTTTAAAATTCCTGAAGCTCAAGTAGAAGCTTTTATAGTTTATGTAGAGTCAAATAATTTTGATACTTCTTTATTGGATAAAAACAACGAAATGCAACTAATCGAACATCTAAATAAAAAAAGTAAAGCGTTTTTATCTAAGAAGAATGAGCAAAAAAATTAA
- the pepE gene encoding dipeptidase PepE, translating into MKHILIASTSTLHGGNYLDYLLDNLKTHFKNIDQIIFIPYARPSGITHDQYTNKVKAAFNSINKEIIGLHTFSNPKEALENAQGIFVGGGNTFVLTKALYKFDLIKTIQEKVKNGTPYLGTSAGSNICGLTIGTTNDMPIVYPPSFKALSFVPFNINPHYLDPIVDSKHMGETRETRIKEFHKFNTQPVIGLREGSWLEVNGENICLKGNLQARIFEHNQEPYEVDPNTYLNELK; encoded by the coding sequence ATGAAACACATACTTATTGCTAGCACTTCTACTTTACATGGCGGAAATTATTTAGACTATCTTTTAGATAATTTAAAAACTCATTTTAAAAATATTGATCAAATAATTTTTATACCCTATGCCAGACCAAGTGGTATTACGCATGATCAATACACCAATAAAGTAAAAGCAGCTTTTAATAGTATAAATAAAGAAATAATTGGTTTACACACATTTAGTAATCCAAAAGAAGCTTTAGAAAATGCCCAAGGAATTTTTGTTGGTGGCGGAAACACCTTTGTGTTAACCAAAGCCTTGTATAAGTTTGACCTGATAAAAACAATTCAAGAAAAAGTAAAAAATGGTACACCGTATTTAGGCACAAGTGCAGGTAGTAACATTTGCGGTCTTACTATTGGAACAACTAATGATATGCCCATTGTGTATCCGCCAAGTTTTAAAGCACTAAGTTTTGTCCCTTTTAACATTAATCCACATTATTTAGATCCTATCGTTGATAGCAAACACATGGGCGAAACCAGAGAAACAAGAATAAAAGAATTCCATAAATTTAATACCCAACCTGTTATTGGATTAAGAGAAGGTAGTTGGTTAGAAGTTAATGGAGAAAACATCTGTTTAAAAGGAAACCTACAAGCCAGAATATTTGAACACAATCAAGAACCTTACGAAGTAGATCCTAATACCTATTTAAACGAATTGAAATAA
- a CDS encoding GNAT family N-acetyltransferase: protein MSFQFKLIAKQDINCIIPLMQKLTNNANSDAVLKERFAEMVTQNYECAGVYEGDTLIGMSGMWFQTRHYVGRSMEVDHVFIEEKYRGNGLGKLFFIWLYDYAKSKGCTTCELNTYVQNYPSHKFYYNEGFEILGYHFLKKL from the coding sequence ATGTCTTTTCAATTTAAATTAATAGCAAAACAAGATATAAATTGTATTATTCCTTTAATGCAAAAATTAACTAATAACGCTAACTCCGATGCTGTTTTAAAAGAACGCTTTGCCGAAATGGTTACTCAAAACTATGAGTGTGCTGGTGTTTATGAAGGCGATACTTTAATTGGTATGTCTGGAATGTGGTTTCAGACAAGACACTATGTTGGCAGAAGTATGGAAGTTGATCATGTGTTTATTGAAGAAAAATATCGCGGAAATGGTCTAGGAAAATTATTTTTTATATGGCTTTACGATTATGCTAAAAGTAAAGGTTGTACTACTTGTGAACTAAATACTTACGTGCAAAATTACCCGTCGCACAAGTTTTATTATAACGAGGGTTTTGAAATTTTAGGCTATCATTTTTTAAAGAAGTTGTAA
- a CDS encoding GNAT family N-acetyltransferase — protein MKIISQTNRLYLRPFSVTDANNFYLLNKNPEVLKYTDDKPFTSINEAKQFLLNYKEYEQHNMGRWAVCDKKTDQFLGWCGLKFHPNKNKVEVGYRFYKKYWNNGYATESCQAAIYYGFKNLKLKTIYAHAHVDNYASHKVLEKCNMNYIKTFNYTGMPANLYKIENPDIEIKQITALQTYPVRHPVLRTGRPIEDCKLTFDDHQDTFHLGLYFKNKLSGVVSLMKLNNEKFEEQNQYRLRGMGVLEEFQGYGFGRSLVETAQTIVKQKGAKLLWFDARLIAVGFYKKLGFTIIGDQFEVPKVGPHYVMYKRL, from the coding sequence ATGAAAATTATTTCCCAAACCAATAGATTATATTTAAGACCGTTTTCTGTTACAGACGCTAATAATTTTTATCTTTTGAATAAAAATCCAGAAGTTTTAAAATATACCGACGACAAACCTTTTACTTCAATAAACGAAGCAAAACAATTCCTATTAAATTATAAAGAATACGAACAACATAATATGGGAAGATGGGCAGTTTGCGATAAAAAAACAGATCAGTTTTTAGGTTGGTGCGGATTAAAATTTCATCCAAATAAAAACAAAGTTGAAGTTGGTTACCGCTTTTATAAAAAATATTGGAACAATGGTTACGCTACCGAAAGCTGCCAAGCGGCAATATATTATGGTTTTAAAAACCTTAAACTTAAAACCATATATGCACATGCACATGTAGACAATTATGCATCACATAAAGTCTTAGAAAAATGCAACATGAATTATATAAAAACCTTTAATTATACTGGTATGCCTGCAAACTTATATAAAATAGAAAATCCAGATATAGAAATAAAACAAATTACCGCTTTACAGACCTATCCTGTTCGTCATCCTGTTTTAAGAACTGGCAGACCTATTGAAGACTGCAAACTTACTTTTGATGATCACCAAGACACATTTCATTTAGGATTATACTTTAAAAACAAACTATCTGGTGTAGTAAGTTTAATGAAACTTAACAACGAAAAATTTGAAGAACAAAATCAATATCGCTTACGCGGAATGGGTGTTTTGGAAGAATTTCAAGGATATGGATTTGGTAGATCATTAGTAGAAACAGCGCAAACAATAGTAAAACAAAAAGGCGCTAAACTACTTTGGTTTGACGCCAGATTAATTGCTGTTGGATTTTATAAAAAATTAGGATTTACAATAATTGGAGATCAATTTGAAGTCCCAAAAGTTGGTCCGCATTACGTCATGTATAAACGATTATAG
- a CDS encoding M48 family metalloprotease, translating into MRNLKGRLLIGLVIAAFFGFKYCSQIEENPYTGKRQAISMTPDQEIQMGLQSREQMAAQHGGLYPNQEYQAFVDRVGNKLVQNSIAKDTPYQYEFHLLADQNTINAFALPGGQIFITYALFAQLENEDQLAGVLGHEIGHVIGRHSAERIANSELWQGLSTAGSVGGDMGGLVSQIGNGTLLKNGRGDELESDDLGVRFMLRSGYDPEEMIGVMQILKQAAGPNRVPEFQSTHPDPENRIEKIRESIKKYSL; encoded by the coding sequence ATGAGAAATTTAAAAGGAAGACTATTAATTGGACTTGTCATTGCTGCATTTTTCGGATTTAAATATTGTAGCCAAATTGAAGAAAATCCATACACAGGAAAACGCCAAGCCATTTCTATGACACCAGATCAAGAAATACAAATGGGCTTACAAAGTCGTGAACAAATGGCTGCACAACATGGCGGATTATATCCTAATCAAGAATACCAAGCATTTGTAGACAGAGTTGGAAATAAATTAGTACAAAACAGTATTGCAAAAGATACACCTTACCAATACGAATTTCATTTACTTGCCGATCAAAATACAATTAATGCGTTTGCATTACCTGGTGGACAAATATTTATCACTTATGCGCTTTTTGCACAATTAGAAAACGAAGACCAATTAGCAGGTGTTTTAGGTCATGAAATTGGTCATGTAATTGGTCGTCATAGCGCAGAGCGTATTGCAAATTCCGAGCTTTGGCAAGGACTATCTACAGCAGGTTCTGTTGGCGGTGATATGGGCGGACTTGTAAGTCAAATTGGTAACGGAACTTTATTAAAAAATGGACGTGGTGACGAGCTAGAAAGTGATGATTTAGGCGTACGTTTTATGCTGCGTTCTGGTTATGATCCAGAGGAAATGATAGGCGTAATGCAAATTTTAAAACAAGCAGCTGGACCAAACCGCGTACCAGAATTCCAGAGCACGCATCCTGATCCAGAAAATAGAATTGAAAAAATTAGAGAATCTATTAAAAAGTATTCATTATAA
- the gpmI gene encoding 2,3-bisphosphoglycerate-independent phosphoglycerate mutase, with product MNKKVILMILDGWGKSPDPKVSAIDNANTPFIDSLYTKYPNAQLRTDGLHVGLPEGQMGNSEVGHMNLGAGRIVYQDLAKINLAVENNTLAKEQVLVDAFNYAKANNKDVHFLGLVSDGGVHSHINHIKGLITVAQNAGVTNSFVHAFTDGRDVDPKSGKGFIEDLENFTSNTNTKIASVTGRYYAMDRDKRWERVKLAYDAVVNGLGEKTQDLSNKIQTNYDNEITDEFIKPIIKTDEAGNPIATIKEDDVVIFFNFRTDRGRELTEALSQRDFHEQNMHKLNLYYVTLTNYDETFTGINVVFNKENLTDTLGEVLEKHNKTQIRIAETEKYPHVTFFFSGGRETPFEGEKRILKNSPKVATYDLKPEMSAFELTDALVPELENETTDFVCLNFANGDMVGHTGVMEAAIKACEAVDKCVEKVVTTALDHGYTTLLIADHGNCETMINPDGSPNTAHTTNPVPVILIDNELKHIENGILGDMAPTILKLMDVPQPEAMTQKSLV from the coding sequence ATGAATAAAAAAGTAATCTTAATGATACTAGATGGTTGGGGAAAATCTCCAGACCCAAAAGTATCGGCAATAGATAATGCTAATACACCTTTTATAGACAGTTTATATACAAAATATCCAAATGCACAGTTACGTACAGATGGACTACATGTTGGTCTTCCAGAAGGACAAATGGGAAATAGTGAAGTTGGCCACATGAATCTTGGTGCAGGACGGATTGTTTATCAGGACTTAGCAAAAATAAATCTTGCTGTAGAAAATAATACACTTGCTAAAGAACAAGTATTAGTAGATGCGTTTAATTATGCAAAAGCAAATAATAAAGACGTTCATTTTTTAGGGTTAGTAAGTGATGGTGGTGTACACTCGCACATTAACCATATTAAAGGATTAATTACAGTTGCTCAAAATGCTGGTGTAACAAACAGTTTTGTTCATGCGTTTACAGATGGACGTGATGTAGACCCAAAATCTGGAAAAGGATTTATTGAAGATTTAGAAAATTTCACTTCAAATACAAACACAAAAATTGCAAGTGTAACTGGTCGTTATTATGCAATGGACAGAGACAAGCGTTGGGAACGAGTAAAATTAGCTTACGACGCTGTAGTTAATGGTTTAGGTGAAAAAACGCAGGATTTATCTAATAAAATTCAGACAAATTACGATAATGAAATCACAGACGAATTTATCAAACCAATTATTAAAACAGATGAAGCTGGCAATCCAATAGCAACTATTAAAGAAGATGATGTTGTTATCTTTTTCAACTTTAGAACAGATCGTGGTCGCGAATTAACAGAAGCATTATCACAACGCGATTTTCATGAGCAAAACATGCACAAGCTGAATTTATACTACGTGACTTTAACAAATTATGACGAAACTTTTACAGGCATCAACGTGGTTTTCAACAAAGAAAATTTAACAGATACTTTAGGTGAAGTTTTAGAAAAGCATAATAAAACACAAATTAGAATTGCCGAAACTGAAAAATATCCACACGTAACATTTTTCTTTTCTGGTGGACGCGAAACACCTTTTGAAGGTGAAAAACGAATTTTAAAAAATTCGCCAAAAGTAGCTACTTACGATTTAAAACCAGAGATGAGTGCGTTTGAGCTAACCGATGCTTTAGTACCAGAATTAGAAAACGAAACAACAGATTTTGTTTGTTTAAATTTTGCAAACGGAGATATGGTTGGTCACACTGGTGTTATGGAAGCTGCAATAAAAGCTTGCGAAGCTGTAGATAAATGTGTAGAAAAAGTAGTAACAACTGCATTAGATCACGGTTATACAACACTTCTAATTGCCGATCATGGTAATTGCGAAACTATGATTAATCCTGATGGTAGCCCAAATACAGCACATACTACAAATCCTGTTCCTGTTATTTTAATTGATAACGAATTAAAACACATAGAAAACGGTATTTTAGGTGATATGGCACCAACTATTTTAAAGCTAATGGATGTACCACAACCAGAAGCGATGACTCAAAAATCTCTAGTCTAG
- a CDS encoding BT0820 family HAD-type phosphatase, with protein sequence MNLRAKIIAVDFDGTIVEDAYPNIGKPRLFAFETLKRLQNDGHRLILWTYRHGKKLEEAVDFCKENGINFYAVNKSFPEETFKADVSRKINADLFIDDRNIGGILGWGEIYQMLTNETPQQLKPKKKGWFKF encoded by the coding sequence ATGAATTTAAGAGCGAAAATAATAGCTGTAGACTTTGATGGTACCATTGTAGAAGATGCATACCCAAATATTGGCAAACCACGTTTGTTTGCTTTTGAGACGTTAAAACGTCTTCAAAACGATGGACATCGCTTAATACTTTGGACGTACAGACATGGTAAGAAACTTGAAGAAGCTGTAGACTTTTGCAAAGAAAATGGCATTAATTTTTATGCTGTAAATAAAAGTTTTCCTGAAGAAACTTTTAAAGCTGATGTAAGCAGAAAAATTAACGCCGATTTATTTATAGACGATCGTAATATTGGTGGCATTTTAGGTTGGGGAGAAATTTATCAAATGCTTACCAACGAAACACCTCAACAATTAAAACCTAAGAAAAAAGGCTGGTTTAAATTTTAA
- a CDS encoding acetyl-CoA hydrolase/transferase family protein gives MYSPVTAEEAVKVIKSNNRIYVQAAAAAPQALIKALSLRHEELKNVEVCHLHTEGEAPYANLELKDSFHVNSFFIGKNVRHTLKAGNGSYTPVFLSELPLLFKRNIIDLDVAFIHVSVPDRHGYCSLGVSVEATLAAIDNAKIVIAQINKYMPRTHGAGIIHISEIDQFVEHHEPLPSHDALPPNQVEDKIGEYVANLVKDRSTLQMGIGSIPNAVLARLTNHKDLGLHTEMFSDGVIDLILKDVINGNYKEINRGRALATFLVGSQRLYDYVDDNPFVEMRASNYTNDVSIIKQNPKMVAINSAIEVDVTGQVCADSIGAHMYSGVGGQMDFIRGASLSEGGKAIIALPSITKNGISRIVPSLKPGAGVVTTRSHVHYVVTEYGVASLYGKTIKQRVKALVNIAHPDHREAIDKSYFEMIGC, from the coding sequence ATGTATTCACCAGTAACCGCAGAAGAAGCAGTAAAAGTAATTAAATCAAATAATAGAATATATGTGCAAGCAGCAGCAGCTGCACCTCAAGCTTTAATTAAAGCTTTGTCCTTAAGACACGAAGAATTGAAAAATGTTGAGGTTTGCCATTTACATACCGAAGGTGAAGCACCTTACGCAAATCTAGAGTTAAAAGACAGTTTTCATGTTAATTCATTTTTTATAGGAAAAAATGTAAGACATACTTTAAAAGCTGGAAATGGCTCTTACACACCTGTTTTTTTAAGTGAATTACCGCTTTTGTTTAAAAGAAATATAATTGATTTGGATGTAGCATTTATTCATGTGTCTGTACCAGATAGACATGGCTATTGTTCTTTAGGTGTTTCTGTTGAGGCAACTTTAGCAGCAATAGATAATGCTAAAATTGTAATAGCCCAAATTAATAAATACATGCCACGTACGCATGGTGCTGGAATTATTCATATTTCTGAAATTGATCAGTTTGTAGAACATCACGAGCCATTACCAAGTCATGATGCTTTACCACCAAATCAAGTTGAAGATAAAATTGGTGAATACGTAGCTAATTTAGTTAAAGATAGAAGTACATTACAAATGGGAATTGGTAGTATACCAAATGCAGTGTTAGCACGATTGACTAACCACAAAGATTTAGGTTTACATACCGAAATGTTTTCTGATGGTGTGATAGACTTAATACTAAAAGATGTTATTAACGGAAATTATAAAGAAATTAATCGCGGTCGTGCTTTAGCCACATTTTTAGTAGGTTCACAACGACTATACGATTATGTAGACGATAACCCGTTTGTAGAAATGCGAGCGTCAAATTACACTAATGATGTTTCAATTATAAAACAAAATCCTAAAATGGTTGCTATAAATTCTGCTATTGAAGTAGATGTGACCGGACAAGTTTGTGCAGACTCTATTGGTGCGCATATGTATTCTGGAGTTGGTGGACAAATGGATTTTATACGAGGCGCATCTTTAAGTGAAGGTGGTAAGGCAATTATAGCATTACCATCGATTACAAAAAATGGTATTAGCCGAATTGTACCATCTTTAAAACCAGGTGCAGGTGTAGTCACTACAAGGTCGCATGTACATTATGTAGTAACCGAGTATGGTGTTGCTAGTCTTTACGGAAAAACAATTAAACAACGTGTAAAAGCTTTGGTTAATATTGCTCATCCAGATCATAGAGAAGCAATAGATAAATCGTATTTTGAAATGATTGGTTGTTAA